The Flammeovirga agarivorans genome has a window encoding:
- a CDS encoding sulfatase family protein has protein sequence MMKIFTYIFSLFLISSCTSIKKDNTAQGTKPNVIMIYVDDMELNQMSAFGCDMPTPNMDRIVQTGAKLNYNYVSAPVCTPSRYGQLTGRYASRCKSYLKEFPTDDPIFIRWNGDLELEGSEKTIAHLLKENGYATGFVGKWHNGQPTTEERYEDMNLHADYNTPKVQQHLKELYARQVDYINKAAGFEDVKNVYGNNLHALALPKNVQEHNQEWITQGGLEFIEEHKDEPFFLSFNTTIPHVPSPYHSMEADSRITPNGLLNAPIDGKYMPLRKDLIERTLAEGYPIDYAVIKWLDEGVGALYKKLDELGLTENTIIIFASDHGVTGKMTCYTSAAKVPAAISWPAKIKGGKEVNELTSQIDFVPTILSALNISIPKGYHVDGINLLPTLVDGDTLSRKFIYSEVVYQRAIITKDYEYLATRFPKEIQAKVTTKNRNEFTIEGKQEEDRYGAQAMFPGYYDDDQLYDLNNDPKEQINLASQSEYQSKMKELKGYMKQVITTFPHTFGEFGKQPN, from the coding sequence ATGATGAAAATTTTTACTTATATCTTCTCGTTGTTTTTAATATCGAGTTGTACATCGATCAAAAAAGACAATACTGCTCAAGGAACTAAACCCAATGTCATAATGATTTATGTCGATGACATGGAGCTAAATCAGATGAGTGCATTTGGTTGTGATATGCCCACTCCCAATATGGATAGGATTGTACAGACTGGAGCAAAATTGAATTATAATTATGTATCAGCACCTGTATGTACTCCATCTAGATACGGTCAGTTAACAGGACGATATGCGTCAAGATGTAAGAGTTATTTAAAAGAGTTCCCCACTGATGATCCGATATTTATTCGCTGGAATGGAGACCTTGAATTGGAAGGTTCTGAAAAAACAATTGCTCATTTATTAAAAGAGAATGGCTATGCCACTGGTTTTGTAGGGAAGTGGCACAATGGACAGCCGACAACAGAAGAACGTTACGAAGACATGAATTTGCATGCTGATTACAATACCCCTAAGGTACAACAACATTTGAAAGAGTTGTATGCTAGGCAAGTCGACTATATCAATAAAGCGGCAGGGTTTGAAGATGTAAAGAATGTGTATGGTAATAATCTCCACGCATTGGCCTTACCTAAAAATGTTCAGGAGCATAACCAAGAATGGATTACTCAGGGCGGTTTAGAATTTATCGAAGAACATAAAGATGAACCATTTTTCTTATCGTTCAATACAACAATACCACATGTTCCAAGTCCTTACCATTCTATGGAGGCAGATTCTAGGATTACACCAAATGGCCTATTAAACGCTCCAATCGATGGAAAATACATGCCTTTAAGAAAAGACCTTATTGAAAGAACTTTAGCAGAAGGTTATCCGATTGATTACGCAGTGATTAAGTGGCTAGATGAAGGTGTGGGAGCATTGTATAAAAAATTGGATGAACTTGGTTTAACTGAAAATACGATCATTATTTTTGCTAGCGATCATGGTGTTACAGGAAAAATGACCTGTTATACTTCTGCAGCAAAAGTGCCTGCAGCCATTTCATGGCCTGCAAAAATTAAAGGAGGAAAGGAAGTGAATGAATTAACGTCACAAATTGATTTTGTACCCACGATACTTTCAGCATTAAATATTTCCATTCCTAAAGGATATCATGTAGATGGTATTAATCTTTTGCCTACTTTAGTAGATGGAGATACATTATCTAGAAAATTTATCTATTCTGAAGTAGTGTATCAAAGAGCAATAATTACCAAAGACTACGAATATTTAGCCACTAGATTCCCTAAAGAGATTCAAGCTAAAGTGACAACAAAAAATAGAAATGAATTTACCATTGAAGGGAAGCAGGAAGAGGATAGATATGGTGCTCAAGCAATGTTCCCTGGATATTATGATGATGATCAGTTGTACGATCTGAATAATGATCCAAAGGAGCAAATAAATTTAGCTTCACAGTCAGAGTATCAATCAAAAATGAAAGAATTAAAGGGATATATGAAACAAGTGATTACAACTTTCCCCCATACTTTCGGTGAATTTGGAAAACAACCTAATTAG
- a CDS encoding sulfatase, which translates to MKLTKIFCLLVLSISSSVLAQKQEKKNILFIIVDDLRPELNCYGNDYMVTPNIDKLAEGGVLFENAYVNQAVCSASRASFLTGVRPDVTGVDYPYSKYFVEEFLSTHKTISSYFYSKGYYTRNIGKVHHGKYDRPLTEKRFSSKLNKYADPENASFKKNQKTKSKLKGPAVEAIDVEDESYQDGEAVVEAMATLDRATTSGKPFCISVGFYKPHLPFNAPKKYWDLYKREAIPLAPNRSLPENTQEELKELTTTHYSLSKYVGEKYQEGVMYSDARSKELRHGYFACVSFIDAQIGKLYKKLEEMDVLNNTTIVLIGDHGWHLGDQGMWGKTTNFENATRIPMIIMDPDLKKTGVKTKALVEAVDIYPTLIDLSGVEEEIPTYLEGTSMKPVLDNPKKQWKKAVFSQFPRGTLASIEGYSIRTDQFRYTEWWDNENKKFIGAELYDHKIGDIEDRNVVADDKYKKNVEELSIALKKGWKAALPKGVVNTSDNPLAPRSVPVGSESKGRLKQWEKYIKKKEAKGEEPIYYLKPAIYENQKAQ; encoded by the coding sequence ATGAAATTAACTAAGATTTTTTGTCTACTCGTATTAAGTATAAGTTCTTCTGTTTTGGCTCAAAAACAAGAAAAAAAGAACATTCTATTTATTATAGTAGACGATCTTCGCCCCGAATTAAACTGTTATGGGAATGACTATATGGTTACTCCTAACATTGATAAATTAGCTGAAGGTGGTGTTTTATTTGAAAACGCATACGTCAACCAAGCAGTTTGTTCTGCATCGAGAGCAAGCTTCTTAACAGGAGTAAGACCTGATGTTACAGGAGTAGATTATCCTTACAGCAAATACTTTGTTGAAGAGTTTCTATCAACTCATAAAACGATCTCTAGCTATTTTTACAGTAAAGGGTATTATACACGAAATATTGGCAAAGTACATCATGGAAAGTATGATCGACCTCTTACTGAAAAGAGATTCAGTAGTAAGTTGAATAAGTATGCTGATCCTGAAAACGCAAGTTTTAAAAAGAATCAAAAGACAAAGAGTAAATTAAAAGGGCCTGCTGTGGAAGCCATTGATGTAGAAGATGAAAGCTATCAAGATGGTGAAGCTGTTGTTGAAGCAATGGCTACTTTAGATCGAGCAACGACTTCCGGTAAACCTTTCTGTATTTCTGTAGGGTTCTACAAACCTCATCTACCTTTTAATGCACCGAAGAAGTATTGGGATTTGTACAAAAGAGAAGCTATTCCGTTAGCTCCAAATCGTTCACTTCCAGAAAATACACAAGAGGAATTAAAAGAATTAACGACAACACATTATTCTCTTAGTAAATATGTTGGGGAGAAATATCAAGAAGGTGTTATGTATTCTGATGCTCGATCTAAAGAGTTAAGACATGGTTATTTTGCATGTGTAAGTTTTATTGATGCACAGATTGGTAAACTTTACAAGAAGTTGGAGGAAATGGACGTTCTAAATAATACAACTATAGTCTTAATTGGTGATCATGGATGGCATTTGGGAGATCAAGGCATGTGGGGAAAAACAACAAACTTTGAGAATGCAACAAGAATTCCAATGATCATCATGGATCCAGATCTTAAGAAAACAGGTGTAAAAACGAAGGCATTGGTAGAGGCTGTCGATATTTACCCAACGCTAATTGATTTAAGTGGTGTTGAAGAAGAAATTCCAACATATTTAGAAGGAACCTCCATGAAACCAGTGTTAGACAACCCCAAAAAACAATGGAAGAAAGCAGTGTTTAGTCAATTCCCTAGGGGAACTTTAGCAAGCATTGAGGGGTATTCTATTCGAACGGATCAGTTTAGATATACTGAATGGTGGGACAATGAAAATAAAAAATTTATTGGTGCAGAATTGTACGATCACAAGATAGGAGATATTGAAGATCGAAATGTTGTAGCAGATGATAAATACAAAAAGAATGTGGAAGAGCTTTCAATAGCTTTGAAAAAGGGATGGAAAGCAGCATTACCAAAAGGAGTAGTAAATACCTCAGATAATCCTTTGGCACCTAGATCTGTACCAGTGGGTAGTGAGTCTAAAGGTAGGTTAAAACAATGGGAGAAATATATCAAAAAGAAAGAAGCGAAGGGTGAGGAGCCAATATATTATCTCAAACCTGCGATTTACGAAAACCAAAAAGCACAATAA
- a CDS encoding sulfatase-like hydrolase/transferase, whose product MKNININFWMLLFTFLLGGILMAHPKKKKKKTDKPNILIIQMDDMGFDDLSGNGNTVSKTPNIDQLAKTSVKFNNFYVANVCAPTRASLLTGRDFWRTGVTGMHGGNDYLSLKETTFAELLRDNGYKTGMWGKWHSGKAEGYWPWQRGFDEAYYSKLYNHFPSHGYLNGKGVKFEKWSDEQIVDMAIEFMEKNKEQPFLAYVSSLSTHGHWAAPDKLVQKYMKEGRTKKFATLLAMQEFADQQIGRLLKYLETSGLDKETIVFFMSDNGPIRHGESDDEWILRNNHEYLGNKARNWKNGIKSPLYVKYKGVYEPESVDLMCSITDIFPTLLALTNTELPKDNLPIDGRNIEGCFIGEEKKVAPKEVVFANWYPERENKNQFAPYSKGEKNSYVFEDQRLTMISDDFKLIMNPVKVKNSPEPVNNLVLIDHKNDLLERTNIISDYPEIAALMKERLEEWFNSVLGEKDSFEEKLGFVGYPNSKKKKTKVFAVLTTKTIGFENQAHAVKFPKNGNGELSYDVMVDKAGEYTLTLSVNRKKVDKAFVFILTLDNIEYKFQFEENKKSAKNKLILKKGKQHFKIVMNEDSEDLKKIVFTDMMFELNKAI is encoded by the coding sequence ATGAAAAATATTAATATAAATTTCTGGATGTTACTTTTTACATTTCTCTTAGGAGGAATATTAATGGCACATCCAAAAAAGAAAAAGAAGAAAACAGATAAACCTAATATTCTTATCATTCAGATGGATGATATGGGTTTTGATGATCTTTCAGGCAATGGAAATACGGTATCGAAAACACCAAACATAGATCAACTGGCAAAGACTTCTGTAAAGTTCAATAATTTCTATGTGGCCAATGTATGTGCTCCGACAAGAGCAAGTTTATTGACAGGCAGGGATTTTTGGAGAACAGGAGTAACTGGTATGCATGGAGGAAACGATTATTTAAGTCTTAAAGAAACAACTTTTGCAGAACTACTAAGAGATAACGGCTACAAAACAGGTATGTGGGGAAAATGGCACTCTGGAAAAGCGGAAGGATATTGGCCTTGGCAGAGAGGTTTCGATGAGGCTTACTATTCAAAGTTATACAACCATTTCCCTAGCCACGGTTATTTAAATGGTAAAGGAGTGAAATTCGAAAAATGGTCTGATGAACAAATAGTAGATATGGCCATCGAATTTATGGAAAAGAATAAAGAACAACCTTTCCTTGCTTATGTTTCTTCTTTGAGTACACATGGACATTGGGCTGCACCCGATAAGCTTGTTCAGAAATACATGAAAGAGGGGAGAACAAAGAAGTTCGCTACGCTACTTGCCATGCAGGAATTTGCCGACCAACAAATAGGAAGACTATTAAAGTACTTGGAAACTTCTGGTTTGGATAAAGAGACAATTGTGTTTTTTATGTCAGACAATGGACCAATTCGTCATGGTGAATCCGATGACGAATGGATACTGAGAAATAATCACGAGTACCTTGGAAACAAGGCTAGGAACTGGAAAAATGGTATAAAATCCCCCCTTTACGTAAAATATAAGGGGGTATATGAACCAGAGAGTGTAGATTTGATGTGTTCAATTACTGATATCTTTCCAACTTTATTAGCTTTAACAAACACTGAGTTACCAAAAGATAATCTTCCAATTGATGGTAGAAATATTGAAGGATGTTTTATTGGAGAAGAAAAGAAAGTGGCTCCCAAAGAAGTAGTTTTTGCTAATTGGTATCCTGAGCGAGAGAACAAAAATCAGTTTGCTCCCTATTCAAAAGGAGAAAAGAATAGTTATGTTTTTGAGGACCAAAGGTTGACAATGATTTCTGATGATTTCAAATTAATCATGAATCCAGTGAAGGTAAAAAATTCTCCAGAGCCTGTGAATAATTTGGTGCTGATTGATCATAAAAATGACCTTTTAGAGAGAACGAATATTATAAGTGATTATCCAGAAATCGCAGCATTAATGAAGGAAAGATTAGAAGAATGGTTTAACTCAGTATTGGGTGAAAAAGATTCTTTCGAGGAGAAACTTGGGTTTGTTGGGTATCCTAATTCTAAAAAGAAAAAGACAAAGGTTTTTGCCGTTTTAACAACCAAGACAATAGGTTTTGAAAACCAAGCACATGCAGTAAAATTCCCAAAGAATGGTAACGGAGAATTGAGTTATGATGTAATGGTTGATAAAGCAGGTGAATATACACTTACGTTATCTGTGAATAGAAAGAAAGTGGATAAAGCATTTGTTTTTATTCTTACTTTAGATAATATAGAGTATAAATTTCAATTTGAGGAGAATAAAAAATCCGCCAAGAACAAGCTAATTCTAAAAAAAGGAAAACAGCATTTTAAGATAGTGATGAATGAGGATTCTGAAGATCTTAAGAAAATAGTATTTACAGATATGATGTTTGAACTTAATAAAGCAATATAG
- a CDS encoding glycoside hydrolase family 26 protein, with amino-acid sequence MMTNFLKFISTLLVVATFFITFNAKAQVDKKATAETKNLYKNLKVLKDNRFMFGHHFTELSGCYPEQWVDHKDVKNKSDVYSGLGTYPMLFSYDFGDKNFHKYEERIKKAYQRGGVITVSWHTSNPVTGGKSYDLKGSPVKEIMPGGKANKQYKKWLDEIVLFAHNVAIPIIFRPLHENTGDWFWWGSSSCTPEEYKAAWRYTVDYLKKKKVHNFLYAYSPSKGEYDERYPGDEYVDICGTDFYGETNEFPDDFIAAIRKTVEFANEHNKIAALTEFGFRKGIQRCENPKYYTDMILKPIINDPVASQITFALTWRNNSIKKGYWVPIKGDIFFENFVEFHNHPSTLFIDDKINLYQKKKIQSK; translated from the coding sequence ATGATGACTAATTTTTTGAAATTTATCTCAACACTTTTAGTAGTTGCAACATTTTTTATAACATTTAATGCAAAAGCTCAGGTTGACAAAAAAGCAACTGCTGAGACAAAGAACCTATACAAAAATTTAAAGGTTTTAAAAGATAATAGATTTATGTTTGGTCATCATTTTACAGAATTGTCAGGTTGTTATCCTGAACAATGGGTGGACCATAAAGATGTTAAGAATAAATCGGATGTGTACTCAGGATTAGGTACTTACCCCATGTTGTTTAGTTATGATTTTGGAGACAAAAACTTTCATAAGTATGAAGAAAGAATCAAAAAGGCTTATCAAAGAGGGGGAGTGATTACTGTAAGTTGGCATACAAGCAACCCAGTTACAGGAGGTAAATCTTATGACTTGAAAGGAAGTCCTGTTAAAGAAATTATGCCAGGTGGTAAGGCCAACAAGCAGTATAAAAAATGGTTGGATGAAATCGTATTATTTGCTCATAATGTAGCGATACCTATCATTTTTAGACCTTTACATGAAAATACTGGAGATTGGTTCTGGTGGGGATCAAGTTCATGTACTCCAGAAGAATACAAAGCAGCTTGGAGATATACTGTCGATTATCTTAAGAAGAAAAAAGTACACAACTTCCTATATGCTTATTCTCCATCAAAAGGCGAGTACGATGAACGTTACCCTGGTGATGAGTATGTTGATATTTGTGGTACTGATTTCTATGGGGAGACGAATGAGTTTCCTGATGATTTTATTGCTGCAATTCGTAAAACAGTAGAGTTTGCCAACGAACATAATAAAATTGCTGCACTTACAGAATTTGGATTTAGAAAGGGGATTCAAAGATGTGAAAACCCGAAATATTATACAGACATGATATTAAAGCCAATTATAAATGATCCTGTGGCTTCACAAATCACATTTGCTCTTACTTGGAGAAACAACTCCATCAAAAAAGGATATTGGGTTCCCATTAAGGGGGATATCTTTTTTGAAAACTTTGTAGAATTTCATAATCACCCTTCTACTCTATTTATTGATGATAAGATCAACCTTTATCAGAAGAAAAAAATACAGTCTAAATAA
- a CDS encoding hybrid sensor histidine kinase/response regulator transcription factor — MKQLIFLILITVSFQLFAVKENTYDQIQQVTNSPFSTINEIVQDETGFLWVASWKGLYRYDGNSLLSFRQLNDKFLALKINDLKVAKNFLWVSTNHNGIYKINLEDYSYENWSETNGNFITDYSLSITIDAHNNFVWVGTQNYGLVRINPKNNQQKVFDNRSEKDFSTNTVTSVLCSSEKFTLIGTRNGVLMKTDSTQHFQRILEKEITDYVLSIYQDPIGQIWVGDRKGTYKLTRVKNRIEVIKLFDYSTFQFSLSKDAKTLNLSTENGLKQVDIYTQNIASFAVNGEKLSMPVTCSFETNENAIWVGARRKGLFLLSKTTPLITQKENPLNDFNVAVSHLISLGGDRIFFHEWLKGVFYGDSEKIISLKNEILDNASLNALYLDKFNNIWFSIRGKKGVYRFNIEHIDLTNGTIDTIEYIPNLIKKKRYQLITAISGDDKGNVLFGTYTGDIFKYRSLQKTFDTLTFKGGSFCRNKAIHSILVDKNEIWVATGGAGIFKAVNSSGNEISDLKNYTVKEGISSNFSVNLYKSENNILWIGADDGLSAFDGEKFHQFFKNDHSFYSIESIIEDKKGFLWLGTSQGLIRINTSIEDKNYQIFTSNDGLKNHDYFDRAVTKDAQGNLYFGGTQGIDVFLPEKIVTKQNITVPTITAVYLGGEKVAYHHNEFISGRLSDHANIELPYDKNSLAFDFSNLALEHSENVLYAYRLLEHNEHWSVLPKGVNYLEFNELPSGSYTIQIKSTNVEGVWSSKYLQLNVMIDVPFWRHPMAFVIYILVTILGIYFFTHRKLIKAHHLHQLQLDQLELQQQSQLDELKMKLYVNISHEFKTPLTLILGPLANIIRQKKENDPFFEQHILMYNNADRLLKLVNRVINLGKSDQTEIDINVEKANFNAFIQQIQNAFIYEAQRRNIGFEVDNNIGDFECFYDKEIVEDIIFNLLSNAFKYTPSGKKVAVEIDKTGDLISIKVMDQGKGIQEDVIDKIFERYYGDKGRSYSTGIGLNYSKRLAQLHKGDLLVQNNLEGEGATFTLLIPALDIYQESEKAIKDYSSRDTISIYEEEKLISLIEDIKVNNDEMDAQENIALVVDDNPDIRTFIKSVLSPEFTVIEANNGEEGFEKAIETIPNIIISDVMMPEMDGFTFCDKIKKDERTDHIPVILTTVLSENEDRLKGLKVGADSYIPKPINPEHLLVRVEKLLSTRKKLIEKYAQYVEVPKGADQDEDTVTATPEVVEHPLLKKSREIILENVTNEDYDVDAFASDLGFSRTQLYRKFKGVSNLSVNKFIRKIKMEKAAELLIEGELNIKQVTYEVGFNDLKYFRKCFQEQFGVTPSTYIKEQRGEAPFN, encoded by the coding sequence ATGAAACAACTTATATTTCTGATTCTAATTACCGTAAGCTTTCAGCTTTTTGCCGTAAAAGAAAATACATACGACCAAATTCAACAAGTAACCAATTCACCTTTTTCCACTATCAATGAAATTGTTCAGGATGAAACAGGTTTTTTATGGGTGGCTTCATGGAAAGGATTATACCGTTATGATGGTAATAGTCTATTGTCATTTAGACAGTTGAATGATAAATTTTTAGCTTTAAAAATAAATGATCTAAAAGTAGCAAAAAACTTTCTATGGGTTTCAACAAATCATAATGGTATCTATAAGATCAATTTAGAGGATTACAGTTATGAGAACTGGAGTGAAACTAATGGCAATTTTATCACAGATTACTCATTGTCTATCACAATTGATGCACATAATAATTTTGTTTGGGTAGGTACACAAAACTATGGTTTGGTTCGTATCAACCCCAAAAACAATCAGCAAAAAGTTTTTGACAATAGGTCTGAAAAAGACTTTTCTACTAACACTGTTACTTCGGTATTATGTTCTTCGGAGAAATTTACCTTAATAGGTACTAGAAATGGGGTGTTAATGAAAACTGACAGCACACAACATTTTCAACGTATTTTAGAAAAGGAAATTACGGATTATGTACTATCAATTTATCAGGATCCAATAGGTCAGATTTGGGTAGGAGATAGAAAAGGAACCTATAAATTAACGAGAGTCAAAAATCGTATTGAAGTAATAAAACTATTCGACTATTCTACTTTTCAGTTCTCCCTATCAAAAGATGCAAAGACTTTAAATCTTAGTACTGAAAACGGTTTAAAGCAGGTAGATATTTATACTCAAAATATTGCATCGTTTGCTGTTAATGGAGAAAAACTATCCATGCCTGTGACCTGTAGTTTTGAAACCAATGAAAATGCCATTTGGGTAGGTGCAAGGAGAAAAGGATTGTTCCTACTTTCTAAAACGACACCATTAATTACGCAAAAGGAAAATCCTCTGAATGATTTTAATGTAGCTGTATCCCATCTAATTTCTTTAGGAGGTGATCGTATTTTTTTCCATGAGTGGTTGAAAGGTGTATTTTATGGAGATAGTGAGAAAATCATTTCCTTAAAAAATGAGATTTTGGATAATGCGTCATTAAATGCATTATACCTCGATAAGTTTAATAATATATGGTTCTCAATACGAGGAAAGAAGGGTGTTTATAGGTTTAATATTGAGCATATTGATCTTACAAACGGAACGATTGATACTATTGAATATATTCCTAACCTTATCAAGAAGAAGAGATATCAGCTGATTACTGCGATCAGTGGAGATGATAAGGGAAATGTTCTTTTTGGTACTTATACTGGTGATATTTTCAAGTATCGCTCACTACAAAAAACCTTTGATACATTGACTTTTAAGGGAGGAAGTTTTTGTAGGAATAAAGCAATACATTCTATTCTTGTCGACAAAAATGAGATTTGGGTCGCTACTGGAGGTGCTGGTATTTTTAAAGCGGTAAATAGTTCAGGAAATGAAATTTCAGATCTTAAAAACTATACCGTAAAAGAAGGGATCTCAAGTAACTTCAGTGTCAACTTATATAAAAGTGAAAATAACATTCTTTGGATTGGTGCGGATGATGGGCTATCTGCTTTTGATGGTGAAAAATTTCATCAGTTCTTTAAAAATGACCATTCTTTCTATAGTATAGAATCGATTATAGAAGACAAAAAAGGTTTTTTATGGTTAGGTACGTCTCAAGGGCTTATCAGAATAAATACTTCTATTGAGGATAAAAATTATCAGATCTTCACATCAAATGATGGACTGAAAAATCATGATTATTTTGACAGAGCGGTAACCAAAGATGCCCAAGGGAATTTATATTTTGGAGGTACTCAAGGGATTGATGTATTCTTACCAGAGAAGATCGTAACAAAACAAAATATTACGGTTCCAACGATAACAGCCGTCTATTTAGGTGGAGAAAAAGTGGCCTATCATCACAACGAATTTATCTCTGGCCGTTTAAGTGATCATGCGAATATTGAGCTGCCATATGACAAAAATTCTCTGGCTTTTGATTTTTCCAACTTGGCATTGGAACACTCAGAGAATGTCTTGTATGCGTATCGATTATTGGAACATAATGAGCATTGGTCAGTTCTCCCAAAAGGAGTAAACTATTTAGAATTCAATGAATTACCCTCTGGAAGTTATACGATACAAATTAAATCGACAAATGTTGAAGGTGTATGGTCAAGTAAATATTTACAACTAAATGTAATGATTGATGTTCCATTTTGGCGACATCCTATGGCATTTGTCATCTATATCTTGGTGACCATATTAGGTATCTACTTCTTCACTCATAGGAAATTGATAAAAGCACACCACTTACATCAATTACAATTGGATCAGTTGGAACTTCAGCAACAATCGCAATTAGATGAATTGAAAATGAAGCTATATGTGAACATATCACATGAATTTAAAACTCCTCTTACTCTGATCCTTGGGCCACTGGCCAATATTATTCGTCAGAAAAAGGAAAATGATCCATTTTTTGAGCAACATATCTTGATGTATAACAACGCTGATCGTTTATTGAAATTGGTGAATAGAGTGATTAATTTAGGGAAATCTGACCAAACAGAAATAGATATTAATGTAGAAAAAGCCAATTTCAATGCCTTTATTCAACAGATTCAAAATGCCTTTATTTATGAAGCACAACGACGAAATATTGGTTTTGAAGTAGATAACAATATCGGTGATTTTGAATGCTTCTATGACAAAGAAATAGTGGAAGATATTATTTTCAATCTCCTATCTAATGCCTTTAAATATACACCAAGTGGAAAAAAAGTAGCGGTTGAGATCGATAAAACGGGTGATCTAATCAGTATTAAAGTGATGGATCAAGGAAAGGGAATACAAGAAGATGTTATCGATAAAATTTTTGAAAGATACTACGGGGACAAAGGAAGATCGTATTCAACAGGAATTGGCTTAAACTATTCGAAAAGATTAGCTCAATTACATAAAGGTGATCTGCTTGTTCAAAATAATTTGGAAGGTGAAGGTGCAACATTTACTTTATTGATTCCTGCATTGGATATCTATCAAGAATCTGAGAAAGCCATTAAGGATTATAGTAGTAGAGATACAATCAGTATTTATGAAGAGGAGAAATTAATCTCATTAATAGAAGACATAAAAGTCAATAACGATGAGATGGATGCTCAGGAAAATATAGCTTTGGTAGTTGATGACAACCCTGATATTAGAACATTTATTAAGTCTGTACTTTCTCCAGAATTTACAGTGATTGAAGCTAACAATGGAGAAGAAGGTTTTGAGAAAGCAATTGAAACTATCCCTAACATTATCATATCAGATGTGATGATGCCTGAGATGGATGGATTCACTTTTTGTGATAAGATCAAGAAAGATGAAAGAACAGATCATATTCCTGTAATTTTAACCACTGTATTATCTGAAAATGAAGACCGATTGAAAGGGCTTAAAGTAGGAGCAGATTCATACATACCAAAACCTATCAATCCGGAACATCTACTTGTGAGAGTAGAGAAACTATTATCTACTAGAAAAAAACTGATCGAAAAATATGCTCAATATGTAGAAGTACCTAAGGGTGCTGATCAGGATGAAGATACAGTGACAGCTACTCCAGAGGTAGTTGAACATCCATTATTAAAAAAGTCTAGAGAAATTATTCTAGAAAATGTGACTAATGAAGATTATGATGTTGATGCATTTGCATCAGATCTGGGTTTTAGTAGAACACAATTGTATAGAAAATTCAAAGGAGTATCCAATTTATCAGTGAATAAGTTTATTCGTAAGATTAAGATGGAGAAAGCCGCAGAGTTATTAATCGAAGGAGAGTTGAATATTAAACAAGTTACTTATGAAGTAGGTTTCAATGATCTTAAATATTTTAGAAAGTGTTTCCAAGAACAGTTTGGTGTAACACCGTCCACCTATATTAAAGAACAAAGAGGAGAAGCTCCCTTCAATTAA